One Rouxiella sp. S1S-2 genomic window, GCGAGAACCGCATGCTCCATTAACTGTTCACTGCTGATCCAATTTAAAATCTCCGCAGGACTTTTCGCCGTAACCTTTTCTAGTTCGATTAATAAACCCGGTAATTTTTCTGGTTCTGCTTTCCATATCATCTGCCGTAACTTGGCCTTTTTCGCCGCGGGTGCCCTCTCTTCCACTGAGAGCGAACTTATCGAACTCGATAACGACGCGATGCCTTCCGGTGAGTCATCGACACGCGTAATGTGGGTCGTCATGGCTGGCTGAGCCATTAACGCATTTCCCGCCATTTCCTGATAACGCCTTATTGTCTCGACAACACTCATTCTGGCATCTGCTCCCAGCTGGGCAGCTTCATGCTCTCTGTTATTTTCTTCTTCATTCTTACTGTTATTTTCACCCGGCGTGACGGTATCAGGATCTAATTGGGCGATAGGCATCGCAGAGACTTGCAATACTTCGTACTGCGCCAATGCGCGATACAACGACTCTGCATCGTGACGATTAGGAACACGGTAGGCACCGTCACACAGCTCATAATATGCTTGTGTCGCACTGCCCGTAGGCGGATTAGTCCGCATCAGTCGGATTTCGTTGTGAGGATTAGCACTTGACGAAATCGGCATATTTACTCTTCGGTAAGTATTAATGGTTGCGTCATTACCTCGGACGGTAATGAAGCGTGTCGGCGGGAAATCAGCAGCGTTAAGCAGCGAATTGATTTGGTTAGCTTCTTGCAATAGATATGCACGCTCATGGGATGAGGAGGCAAGCGGCGGTGGCGAGAGAGGACTCTGCACTGGCGCCGGTGAACCTATCGGTGTGAAATTGGCATATTCAATATCAGAAAGATCAATTGTCGCCTGCGGTACGTCCGCAGCTGGAAAATTATTTGGCACTTTCATGGCCATTGTCAAATTGGGTGCAGTGGCAATATTGATGAGAACGGGCGCAGGTAGAAGGGGAATCTCAGGCTTAGTGAACACATGAGCCGCCTGTTGCGCCTTTACCGCTTTTTTTGGGTCACTGGCCTGCCCAGCAGTGCGTTTGAGACTCAATGACCGGAAAATTCCGACTTTTTGATCGCAGTAACGGGCACATTCGGCTGGAGCCAGTTTATACTCAGTCATTAAACGTAACCCCCAGTCCTTGACTGACTCATGTTCACGTTGCTCAGCCTCTGGTTTGGTTCTTAACGATGCTACCTTAGGTGTTTCTGGCTGAAATTCGGGGTAGTCTAATAACGTCGTTCTAGCCGCACCCGATACCGCGACATAATCATCATTAGAGTAGTTAGGCCTAAGTAATTTTAATCTTCTTCCGTACTTTAAATCGGTTTCCCCTTCATCACGTTTAATCTCTCGTAAGGACGTCGTCCCTATCGTTTCGCCTCTAATTCCTATGATGTGGCCCACCGTATTGCGTGAAACATCCGCCGCATCCGCCAACTGTTTTGCACTAAGTCTGTCTCCTCCCGGTGCATTTACCAGCGCAGTCACATACTCACTCCCGGTCTGAAGGGGGAGTCTTGGTGTGGCTAATTTTGCCGCCTCGATCTGTTGTCTTGATATACATTCCGCCCTGGAAAAAAATTCCGCACGATTAAACGTATTATTGCCAGGGAGGTTTACGGCGGTACTGAAGCCACTTTCCCCGCTTGTTGACGCGGGCTGAGCAGAATTGTTCACCACCATAAGCACGGTCGGAACAACGACAATATTTTGTGGAAGGGTTATCACCTTAACCGCCGTGATTAACGCGGGCGATACAAGATAATGTTGTGAAACGGGCTGATTATTCATTAATCGATCTCGGTGAAAGTGTCCTGAAGGCGAACACCTGTTGGTGTTTGAAAGGGTAAACACATTACCGAGCCGGCCAATATAAAACTCTAACGTTTCAACTAAGTAAATTTCATAAAAGGGAAAAAAAAGGGCCACCCATTGCTGAGTGGCCCTTGATATCGAGTTAACCGCTGACAGCTTCCGCCGCCATTAAGTTAATTATTTTTTAGCATCGTCCGGCAGTGCGTAGGCGATAATGTAGTCACCCAGCTTGGTGCCGAATGAACCATGACCACCGGCTGCAATCACCACATACTGCTTGCCGTTCACTTCATAAGTCATCGGAGTAGCCTGACCGCCCGCTGGCAGACGTGCCTGCCACAGTTGGTCGCCGTTGCTCATGTTGAACGCGCGCAGGTAGTTGTCTGCGGTTGCTGCGATGAAGAATACGTTACCCGCCGTTGAGGTTGGCGCACCGAGCATTGGCATACCCATTTTAAACGGCAATGGCACAGGTGAGCTGTCACGCACGGTACCGATACGTTTTTTCCAAACGATATCGTTAGTTTTCAGGTCAACACCAGAGATGTAACCCCATGAAGGTTGCTTACATGGGAAGCCCAGCGGAGACAGGAACGCATTCAGTTCTACGCCGTAAGGCACGCCGTACTGGGTCTGAATACCAGACTCGGTACCGCTGCCACCGGTAGAGCCTGCAGGCGGCTCAATTGGGTTACCCGGTCCACGTGGGATCAGTTTAGAGGTGAACGGCAGCGCGATCGGGTTAGCGATAGCCAGCTGACGATCGGTATCAACGGAGATACCGCCCCACTCGAACATCCCCAGGTTACCCGGGAACACCAGCGTACCCTGCTCTGAAGGCGGGGTGAACGTGCCTTCATAACGCAGGCGGTGGAACATCACACGACACATCAGTTGGTCGTAGATAGTTGCGCCCCACATGTCTTTGCCGGTCAGTTTGGCTTCTGGACGGAAAGTCAGGTCAGAGAACGGCTGAGTAGGAGACGTGTGGTCGCCTTTGGCTGCACCCTGTGGAACAGGTCTTTCCGTTGCAGGCACAACCAGCTTGCCGTCACGACGGTCCAGAACAAAGATGTTACCCACTTTGGTAGGAACATAGATAACCGGAACTTTGTTACCGTTCTTGTCAGTAATGTCTGCCAGAGTGGGCTGAGCCGGTACGTCCATATCCCACAGGTCGTGGTGCACAGTCTGATAAACCCAGGCCAGTTTACCGGTAGAAGCATTCAGCGCCAGCAGGCTGCTCGCGTAACGCTCCATGTCTGGAGTACGGTTACCGCCCCAGATATCAGGGGTTTCCACACCGATTGGCAGATAAACCAGGTCCAGCTTCGCATCGTAGGCAGCAGGTGCCCAAGAGTTAGGTGAGTTAGGCGTATAGTTTTCGCCCGGACCAGGGATCTTGTTCGGATCAGCAGCGCCTGGATCAAAGGCCCACAGCAGTTTACCGGTGTTCACGTCGAAACCACGGATAACGCCTGAAGGCTCTTTGGTTGAGTAGTTATCGGTAACCGCACCGGCAACCACGATCACTTTATCAGTGACAATCGGCGGTGAAGTTGGCTCATAACGACCCGCAGAAGCGTAAGGCATGTTGCTCTGCAGATTCAGTTCGCCGTTGTTACCAAAATCAGGGCAGCGCGCGCCTGTTTCAGCATCAAGAGCAAACATACGGCCGTCGTTCACCGGCAGCAGAACGCGGCGAGCACAGATGGCTGGCGCGGCTGAACCTGAAGCATTGCCTTGGGCAACGTCTGGCGCTTCATGGTAAGACACACCACGACAGGTCACGTGCTGGAAGGTTGGGTCGGTTTTCAGCTGGGGATCAAAGACCCACTTCTGCTTACCGGTTGCGGCATCCAGAGCAAACAGCTTCTGGTGCGGCGTACACAGATAAAGCGTATCGCGAATTTTAATTGGCGTAACTTCATCGGTGAATTCACCCGGATCGTGCGCCGTTTTCACGTCGCCCGTCTGGAAGGTCCAGGCCTCTTTCAATTGACCGACGTTTTTATCGTTGATCTGGCTCAGCGGGGAGTAACGGGTGCCCGCCTGGGTGCGTCCATAGGCAGGCCAGTCTGCATCGGCAACGCCCGAAGTAGACTGCACCGGCGCATTGTCTGCCGCTGGGATGGTGCCGTTGATTTCCTGCGGATCGTTAAATACTGAGTAAACCAGTACCACCACGGTGAACACCAGAGAGGTTGCCAGCGCACCGCGTGCGAAGGCATTTTTTTTGCTCATGGTGTTGTAAACGATGGGCAGCAGGATCCACAAACCCAGGAAGAACGTCACGTCTAAACGCGGCGTCAGTGCCCAGAAGTCGGACCCCACTTCCCACAGGCCCCAAATAGTGGTTGCCAAAAGGAACACGGCATAAAGCAGCAAAACTGAAGCACGGCGGCGCAGGAGCAACCATGCCGTTGCCAGATAAACAACACCGGCGATAATGTAATAGAGGGAGCCCCCTATTGCCGTCAGCCATATTCCGCCGACCAATAAATATAATCCGCTTAACGCGGCGAACAAAGCGGTGATTATGACGACTATGCGCGATAACGGAGCTTTAGTTTGCATATTATTAACCTTACAAGATTTTCATTGTCTTCGATCTCGCCGTGAAAGGAGATCTTAAAAACATTCGGCGTAGTGCGGAATGTCCTTCCTCGGGCAAGCCCTCTTTAACACCCGGTTAAATCGGCGTTAAGAGCCAGCTTGCTCTAGGTTCTGTAAAGGCCCTGTCCTGTTCCCTGGCGGGAGCCAATGTAGTTTTCTTCAGCAATTATTCGAAAGTATAGGTAAGCGTTGCGCCGCCGCCCCAATTTCTTCCAGGTGCCGGTTCAAAATAACGGCTATTGGTTTCATTCACGATAACCGAGCCGACGTAGTGGCGGTTAAACAGGTTGTCGACGCGGGTAAACAGGTCCAGTGACCAGTTGCTGCGCCAGTTAAGTCGGTAACCGGCATTGAGGCTGGTGAGGGTGTAGGCCGGAGCCTGCGCCGTGTTGGCATCGTTGGCCTGAATATCGCTCATGTAACGCAGCTCGGCTCCGGCGTGGAAGCCCTCAGGCGGCGCCCAACCCAATGAAGCATAGGCCGAGTTACGCGCAATGCCCGGCAGCTTGTTGCCTGCGGGAATGTTGCTGACCGAGGTATTCACGTTGTCTCGATAGGTGGCATCAAGCAGCGTCCAGGCCATGCGCAAACGCCAGTCAGAGGCAAACTGCTGGTCGAATGACAACTCAAGACCGCGACGGCGCGTTTTGCCGACGTTGGCGTAACTGCTACGTCCGCTGCCGCTGGTCGCAACCGCCAAGTCATTATCGGTGTCAGTCTGGAAAATAGCCGCCGTCAGCAGGCCATAGCCAATGCGCGTTTTACTGCCCAGCTCAACGGTATTACTGGTCGACGGTTTCAGGTTGATGTTCAAACCAGTAGAACCGTCGGGGCGATATGAAAGTTGGTTAATGGTTGGCGTTTCGAAGCCGCGTCCCGCTGAAACATAGAGATTTGAGGCCGGCGTCAGCGCATAGCTCAGCGATCCCATTGGCAACGCTTTGTGATAGCGCGTGCTGCCGCTATCGTCACCATTGCCGGGAACGATGTAATAATCTTTTGAGCTGAAACTGACGGTGCTGTAGCGCACGCCCGCATTCAGCGTCCAGCGGTCGGTCAGTTTCCAGGTGCTCTGCAAATAAGGGTCAAGATTCCACATCTTGTTCTTTTCGTTGCGGCGCTCGTCACCCTTGACGCCATACTCGTTAACGCCGTTTTCAACGATAAAGTTTTTGTACCCCATGCGGCGTTCCGTCATGGTTTCATAGTCCAGACCGCCAATCAGCGTGACCGGCACCGCGCCTAACTGGCCGTCGTGTTTCCAACGGGTGTCGATGCCCTGATAGCGACGTTCGAGCACGATCACCCCGCCCGGATAGGCTGGACTCGCCTGTGGCCCCGGGGGAATTGACTGATACTGCGTGGTGTGACGTTCACCCTTATAGGTCATGATGCTCAGCTCGTCGTTGTCCGTCATTTCGCGCACATAGCGCAAACCGACCTGAGTCTGATCTATCGACTTGCGGGTGTTGTACTGATCGGCACGCGGAGACTGCGTCGGGTTGGCCTTCCATTCGGATTCGGTCAACCCGCCTGGGTCACCCGCGTCGACGGAGACACTGTTGAACATCAGCGTCAGGGTGCTGCGATCGTCGATGCGCACGCCAAGTTTGCCGTTGCCCAAATTTTTACGTGCCGAACTGTGGTCGCGAAAGCCCTGCGTGGTAAAGCGTGAGGCTGAAATGGTGTAATTTACGTCACCGGCGTGGGTGCCGTCGCCGGTCGAACCTGAGGCTTTTACGCTGTTGCGAAATGAGCCGTAGCTGCCGAAGTAAGTCCCGGCGGTTAACGTGGTCGGCTGTTGGCCGGTTTGTGTTTCGACGTTAACGACGCCGCCCGAGGCATTGCCGTAAAGCGCTGAGAACGGCCCGCGCAGAACGTCAATTTTATCAACAGAGCTAAGGTCGATGTTCGACGTCTGTCCCTGCCCGTCAGGCATGGTCGCCGGAATGCCGTCAACGTAAATACGCACGCCGCTCACGCCATAAGTCGAGCTGCTGCCAAAGCCGCGTACGGAAAGCTGGAGATCTTGCGAATAGTTTTGACGATTTTGAACCTGCAGGCCAGGAACGCCGGTTAAACTTTCCGACAGATTGACCTGAGGCCGGCTGTCACGCACATCGTCACCATTGACTACGCTCACCGCAGCGGGCGTATCGAGCTCCGACAGTCCACCGTTTTGCTGTTGCGCAACAATAAGCAGCGTGTTGCCTTGGGAATCGGACTTAACCTTTTTGTCAGCGGCAGACGGCTTATCAGCAGGTGCGGACGTTTGCGCATAACTGACTGATAACGGCTGAAACATAGACAATAAAACAAAAGTTGAAATTGAAGTTTTGTTATTCACGGAAAGTTTTCGATTTTTAAAGTTAAGCCTGCTCACGCGCCCTTAACGTAGATGAATAAGTCAATCAAGGCACGCAATCCCCAGAGACGGTGTCACGCAGCTGCATAATATAAATTTAAACGAACGGAGAGTATATACAGAACTTTACAGAATGGCCGTATTTTAAAAATTATAGCACGCAGAGTTAACGTGCATGATTTTTAAAGTTATCTGTACGTATAAAATATGTATCTTCCAATCAGTGTAATCGATTACACACATAAAATACATGAATCATATCTATAAACCATTATTTAAAAACGGCTTTTCACACTTGTATCACAGAAATAATTATTTTAAATAAATCATTAAAAATCAATTATATAAAAACAAAAAAGGCGGACAAAACCGGCCAAACATGTCGAAATCACCCGCGTTATAAAACGGATTTACCCGACCGACAATATTCCGACTACTGATTTATCAACACCAACCCACGGGTTATTATGCAAAGCAAAAGCCGCTAAAATGTAACCGCTCACGCCTGTTTACGCGCAATTATTAGACATAATTTCGCTTAACCGGCCTTTACAAAACGTCAACTGTCGACTAATCGCGCCAAATGCCGCACTTATTTACACGGCCTATTTACCGCTAATTCTTCAACGATATTTTCATTAATTATTTCCCCGCTATCGCGATATATCCCAGGGCTAATAGGTATTAACTATGTATAAATTGAAATAGATAAGTTATACCGATGAAATGTGACCTGGATCACACTTCTTCTCGTGCGTTAAATCCTGTTCTTAAGATGCTCAATAAACAGTCTCACCTTCTCCGGCACATAGCGCGTATTGGGATACAGCGCATAAATCCCTTGACGCGGAAAGTGGTGATCCGCAAGCAACACCGTCAGTTTCTGTTGCGCAATTTCGTCAGCCACAAGCCAGGCGGGCAAAAGCGCGACACCGGCTGCGTTGAGGGCAAACGACAACAGCGCCGCCGCGCTGTCGGCCATGATTGATGCACCCGGCTCAACGTTAAAAAGACAACTGTGCTTGTGTGGCGTGGTCACCACCCAACTCAGCGGCGTCGATAAACGACTGTGGGCAATCCATCGCGCCTGCGCTAACTGCGCTAGCGAATGAATGCCCTGCGGTGCAAAGCGCTGTAAATAAGCCGGTGAAGCAACCGGTAAAATATCAAAACTGTCGATAAGCGTAGCGTGATGGGTGGAATCTGCAAGTTGACCTAGCCGGATTGCGACGTCAAAGCGGTCTGAAATTAAATCGCTATGCGCGGACGACGACACTAACTGCACCCGCAGCTGAGGATGCCTTTCGGCAAACGTACTCAGTGCAGGCACGACTTTACGCGCGCCATATTCAGGCGTGGTGGTTAATCGCAGCACGCCACTTAGCCCATGATGGTCGTGGCGAACCTCGTCCAGTACGCTTTCAGCATCCTGCAGCAGCAGTAAACAGCGTTGATAAAATCCCTCCCCTGCGCCAGTTAATGAAACGCGGCGGGTCGTACGATGCAGCAGGGCGACGCCGAGTTCGGCCTCCAGCTGCTTGATATTAAAACTCACCACCGCCTTGGTCAGCCCCATCGCACCGGCGGCGGCGGTGAAACTTCCCGCTGCCGCCACGTTGACGAATATCTCTACTCGTTGAAAATTCAGCATTGCCCCACCCACTGTCAAAATATTTTTGACAGTGTAACTGCTGACGTGCGGTTTATCCGCCTGATTATGTGGATTACACTCGGCGCTCATTTGCGGAGAACCCCATGAATTATCGCACGCGCGTCGCTGTCGTTTACCTGCTCGGATTCTTTATCGACCTGATTAATATGTTTATTTCCAACGTGGCCTATCCGGCAATCTCGCACCACTTTCAGGCCAACGTGGAGCAGTTGGCGTGGATAAGCAACGGTTACATTGTCGGTCTTACGCTGGTTATCCCCGCCAGCCGCTGGTTAGCCAGCCGACTCGGTGCCAGGCGCCTTTTGTTGCTTTCGTTAATGATCTTTTTGGCGGCCACGATGGGTGCGGGCACCGCCCATTCGCTGGCTGCGTTGATAGGCTGGCGGGTTGTGCAGGGCTTGGGCGGCGGCCTGCTGATCCCGATTGGACAGACGCTGACTTATGCACTTTATCCCCCAAGCCAACGTGCGCGTCTTTCGGCGATAATTATGCTGGTGGGGCTTCTGGCGCCTGCGCTTTCACCGGCATTGGGCGGGGTTATTGCCGACAACGTTGGCTGGCGCTGGGTGTTTTTTGCCTCCGTTCCACTGGCGGCGTTGAACCTGTTGTTGGCGGCCCTTTGGCTGCGTAGGGAAAAATCTGCTTTGCCTGCCGAGAAGTTAGACGTGGGCGGATTACTGACCTCCTGTGCCGCGCTGCTGCTGATTCTTCTCGGGCTGACGCTGCTGGGCGGCAACGGCACCCAACTTATCGGTGCACTGTTACTGCTGGCTGGGATAGCAACCCTGCTATTTTTCATTCGCCGGTCGCTGCACAAGCCTCACCCGCTGCTCAATCTGCGGCTTGCCAGACTGCCGCTGTTTAAAATTTCCATGCTTATTTATCAACTGGTGCCCGGCGTTTTCACAGGTGTTAGTCTGCTGACGATGCTGTATTTGCAAAACCAGCTAGGGATGCCTGCCACGCAGGTGGGTGAACTGATGCTGCCTTGGGCACTGGCTGCCTTTTTGGCCATTAGCCTGACCGGTAAAAAATTCAATCACCTTGGTCCACGTCCGCTGTTTATTGCAGGATGCATTATCAACGGCTGCGGCCTGGCAGGACTCACGCTGATTGGTGCGGCAGATGACAGAATCACTCAAATTGTTTGCTTTGCCCTGATGGGCTTTGGCAGCAGTCTTTGCAGTAGCACGGCGCAGAGCGCAGCCTTTATCGATATCGACAATGCCCAACTTAGCGATGCCAGCGCGCTGTGGAATATTAATCGCCAGCTAAGTTTTTGCCTCGGCGTCACGCTAATGGGGTTGTTGTATAATCTGCTTTCGACGCTGCAACCGGCAAGTGCCGCCTATCGCAGCTGTTTTGCCCTCGCCGCACTCAGTACCCTACTCCCCATAGCGCTCTGCCTGCGTATTGATAATCGTCGCATTGTCGCCAGGCTCACTCCATAAAACAGGAAATATTATGCCGCACACTAATCCGTACTTTAATGAAGTCATTGAAGCCCATCGCTTAATTGAGCAATGGCTGGGCGAAGGCGAGGTGCCTGAAGAGGTCTGCGATCGGCTGATTGCCCGCTTCAGCGAGCAGTACAGCATGATTGGCATCGCGGGAAATGCGCTGGACTTTGCCGGGCTGTGCGGATTTTTCCGCGCCAATGGTTCGGCAAAAAGTGGACTGGAGATTGAGGTGTTTGATCTGCGCACGGTGGCGGAATGGCCAACCGGCGCTGTGATAAGTTATCAGGAAAAGCAACGACTTGCCGACATCACAACGCGGCGTTATTCCACCGCGGTGTTTGAACGCACGGCGCAAGGTAACATTGTGTGGCGCCATCTGCATGAAACCAGCAGCGCCCTCTAACCGTTATTTAATTACTT contains:
- a CDS encoding glucose/quinate/shikimate family membrane-bound PQQ-dependent dehydrogenase produces the protein MQTKAPLSRIVVIITALFAALSGLYLLVGGIWLTAIGGSLYYIIAGVVYLATAWLLLRRRASVLLLYAVFLLATTIWGLWEVGSDFWALTPRLDVTFFLGLWILLPIVYNTMSKKNAFARGALATSLVFTVVVLVYSVFNDPQEINGTIPAADNAPVQSTSGVADADWPAYGRTQAGTRYSPLSQINDKNVGQLKEAWTFQTGDVKTAHDPGEFTDEVTPIKIRDTLYLCTPHQKLFALDAATGKQKWVFDPQLKTDPTFQHVTCRGVSYHEAPDVAQGNASGSAAPAICARRVLLPVNDGRMFALDAETGARCPDFGNNGELNLQSNMPYASAGRYEPTSPPIVTDKVIVVAGAVTDNYSTKEPSGVIRGFDVNTGKLLWAFDPGAADPNKIPGPGENYTPNSPNSWAPAAYDAKLDLVYLPIGVETPDIWGGNRTPDMERYASSLLALNASTGKLAWVYQTVHHDLWDMDVPAQPTLADITDKNGNKVPVIYVPTKVGNIFVLDRRDGKLVVPATERPVPQGAAKGDHTSPTQPFSDLTFRPEAKLTGKDMWGATIYDQLMCRVMFHRLRYEGTFTPPSEQGTLVFPGNLGMFEWGGISVDTDRQLAIANPIALPFTSKLIPRGPGNPIEPPAGSTGGSGTESGIQTQYGVPYGVELNAFLSPLGFPCKQPSWGYISGVDLKTNDIVWKKRIGTVRDSSPVPLPFKMGMPMLGAPTSTAGNVFFIAATADNYLRAFNMSNGDQLWQARLPAGGQATPMTYEVNGKQYVVIAAGGHGSFGTKLGDYIIAYALPDDAKK
- the pqqU gene encoding TonB-dependent receptor PqqU; the protein is MNNKTSISTFVLLSMFQPLSVSYAQTSAPADKPSAADKKVKSDSQGNTLLIVAQQQNGGLSELDTPAAVSVVNGDDVRDSRPQVNLSESLTGVPGLQVQNRQNYSQDLQLSVRGFGSSSTYGVSGVRIYVDGIPATMPDGQGQTSNIDLSSVDKIDVLRGPFSALYGNASGGVVNVETQTGQQPTTLTAGTYFGSYGSFRNSVKASGSTGDGTHAGDVNYTISASRFTTQGFRDHSSARKNLGNGKLGVRIDDRSTLTLMFNSVSVDAGDPGGLTESEWKANPTQSPRADQYNTRKSIDQTQVGLRYVREMTDNDELSIMTYKGERHTTQYQSIPPGPQASPAYPGGVIVLERRYQGIDTRWKHDGQLGAVPVTLIGGLDYETMTERRMGYKNFIVENGVNEYGVKGDERRNEKNKMWNLDPYLQSTWKLTDRWTLNAGVRYSTVSFSSKDYYIVPGNGDDSGSTRYHKALPMGSLSYALTPASNLYVSAGRGFETPTINQLSYRPDGSTGLNINLKPSTSNTVELGSKTRIGYGLLTAAIFQTDTDNDLAVATSGSGRSSYANVGKTRRRGLELSFDQQFASDWRLRMAWTLLDATYRDNVNTSVSNIPAGNKLPGIARNSAYASLGWAPPEGFHAGAELRYMSDIQANDANTAQAPAYTLTSLNAGYRLNWRSNWSLDLFTRVDNLFNRHYVGSVIVNETNSRYFEPAPGRNWGGGATLTYTFE
- a CDS encoding LysR family transcriptional regulator — protein: MLNFQRVEIFVNVAAAGSFTAAAGAMGLTKAVVSFNIKQLEAELGVALLHRTTRRVSLTGAGEGFYQRCLLLLQDAESVLDEVRHDHHGLSGVLRLTTTPEYGARKVVPALSTFAERHPQLRVQLVSSSAHSDLISDRFDVAIRLGQLADSTHHATLIDSFDILPVASPAYLQRFAPQGIHSLAQLAQARWIAHSRLSTPLSWVVTTPHKHSCLFNVEPGASIMADSAAALLSFALNAAGVALLPAWLVADEIAQQKLTVLLADHHFPRQGIYALYPNTRYVPEKVRLFIEHLKNRI
- a CDS encoding MFS transporter; protein product: MNYRTRVAVVYLLGFFIDLINMFISNVAYPAISHHFQANVEQLAWISNGYIVGLTLVIPASRWLASRLGARRLLLLSLMIFLAATMGAGTAHSLAALIGWRVVQGLGGGLLIPIGQTLTYALYPPSQRARLSAIIMLVGLLAPALSPALGGVIADNVGWRWVFFASVPLAALNLLLAALWLRREKSALPAEKLDVGGLLTSCAALLLILLGLTLLGGNGTQLIGALLLLAGIATLLFFIRRSLHKPHPLLNLRLARLPLFKISMLIYQLVPGVFTGVSLLTMLYLQNQLGMPATQVGELMLPWALAAFLAISLTGKKFNHLGPRPLFIAGCIINGCGLAGLTLIGAADDRITQIVCFALMGFGSSLCSSTAQSAAFIDIDNAQLSDASALWNINRQLSFCLGVTLMGLLYNLLSTLQPASAAYRSCFALAALSTLLPIALCLRIDNRRIVARLTP
- a CDS encoding DUF4440 domain-containing protein, whose product is MPHTNPYFNEVIEAHRLIEQWLGEGEVPEEVCDRLIARFSEQYSMIGIAGNALDFAGLCGFFRANGSAKSGLEIEVFDLRTVAEWPTGAVISYQEKQRLADITTRRYSTAVFERTAQGNIVWRHLHETSSAL